The Arachidicoccus terrestris genome includes the window CATATCCTGGGAAAATCCAGTTATGATATTTTTGAGTTAAACTATTAACTCCATGGAAAAGAAAGTAGGCCTTCAGACGTATTGATCTCGTATATAGCAGCCCCATTTTATTAAATCACTGAAACCAATGTGGCTTCCTATAATGGAGACAGTGAGAAGGATAACTACCGATAACTTAAACCGGCAGACTGCTACAATGCATTTACGACGGCTCCTCAGCAAATTATTTTATCAAGGTGGCGTTCGCGAAACTCATAATTTCTATTTAAAGATCGATTCCATATACTTACTGTTCGCCCCAAAATTATACAGCACATTCTTCGGATCTTTTTGATCCCTGGAGCGTTGAAGCACCAGCCAGCCTGACCATCCCATTTGATCAAGTGTTTGCTTAATTTTCGGCATATTGACTTCAGGATCCTGCGAAAGGTGAACACCATCGCTATTCGTTCCGTGTATCTGGCAAATATTGTCCTTTCCCAGTATCTTCAATTCATTACATATGTCCAGCTGATGGTCTACAGGGTTGGCAAAGTTAAAATAGCTCTTAATACCGGGAGAGCCGATCTCTTCAAGCAGTCGACGCTCGCCGGCCGCATCCAGGGAGGTCTCAATACCAATGACTGTTCCTGTAGCGACGGCCATTTGACCGGCCACTTTAAGCCTCGTAACAATAGCAGGTCTCAGTTTAGGATATTTCCTCAGATCACAGGTAATCCCTAAGGGAAGAAAAGTTGTTTTAACTTTCAGCCGTTTTGCAGTATCCAGGCAATCTCCGATCATCCGCTGCCAGGTCGGTCTTTCGGCAAAAGACTGGGCATAGAATCCCGTCATGGCCACGGAACAGATTTCCAGGCCGTATTTCTCAGCTTCGTCCAGAAATGCTTTGCAAACGGCTGGATCAGCTAATTTACTATTGAAAGTCGGTCGATCGCCAAGCCCCCCCATGTCCACTTCTACCCCTTCTGCTCCGATACGCTTTGTCAATTCAAACGCGCCAATTTTTTGACGCTTATAGATCATCAGATCGGCAACACCTATCCGGTATCTCGAAACCTTCATTTCACTTTTAGAAAAGCCGGTATCCCAATGACCGGCCTTGCGGGTAAAAGCCATTCCAGCTAGCAAGACGGCTGAATTTCTGAT containing:
- a CDS encoding sugar phosphate isomerase/epimerase family protein, which codes for MKDKRILVDLNNSRRDFIRNSAVLLAGMAFTRKAGHWDTGFSKSEMKVSRYRIGVADLMIYKRQKIGAFELTKRIGAEGVEVDMGGLGDRPTFNSKLADPAVCKAFLDEAEKYGLEICSVAMTGFYAQSFAERPTWQRMIGDCLDTAKRLKVKTTFLPLGITCDLRKYPKLRPAIVTRLKVAGQMAVATGTVIGIETSLDAAGERRLLEEIGSPGIKSYFNFANPVDHQLDICNELKILGKDNICQIHGTNSDGVHLSQDPEVNMPKIKQTLDQMGWSGWLVLQRSRDQKDPKNVLYNFGANSKYMESIFK